The nucleotide sequence CTGTAAACATGTATACATCATTAAGCTAATGTGTACTAAtaggaaataaaaaacataatgtaAGTATCATAAAGATAATACTTACTCATCAAGCTTCAGGAAATCCATAAGTTTCTGTAACTTAGCATCTTCAGCTGGCTTTAGATGATCATAAGACACATTGGAAGAGATTATTCGTTTCACAGTAGAGTTACCAACAAATAGATACTTTTGAGATTTCGCCAACTGCGGAACTCGTTTTGCTAGTGACGTATCTccatccaaattttttaaatgctCTCCAAGTCGTGTCAATGTTACATCAAGCCTTTTACTAACCAACTGTTGTTGAGGGTCATCCCATGTATCTTCTGAACTAGAAGCCATTTTTGTATCAAGAGCAACAACTTTGTCAGTAATATCTTCAAGTTCACTACCATCAGCAGCTGGCCTCTTTCCCTTCTCCTTTTCAACTTTGACAGCAGCTGGCCGAACATTCTTGCGACCAAGTTTCTTTAAAACATCACCCACTAAGTTCTTCTGAAGATCTTGAGTGGCATAAGTCTGCTCACACAGAGGAAGATCAGCAGATACTTCTGTTTctgacttcttctttttattactcACACTGTAAACCTTCTTCACCACTTGAGGGACTGGAAATTCATCTTTCGATGTCTCTTTCATCTCTACCATCCAAGACTgcaaagtttgaaaaaaaatgaaataatgaaATCGTATTACAATATTGGagacaaaattaaacaaatgcaaattaaataccaaaataaaacttaCTGGTTGATGACTATGAGCCTCATCCTCTTCATTGTTGTTTGAAGTTGAATCAACTGGGACATTAgtgggttttgtttctttcattcctTTCAAATCTACCTCCNATTAGAAATGATCataacaaaaccacaaaaaaaaagccaataGAAACCAATATGTATACACTTACAAAGTCTTTCAACCATCCATAATCAAAACTAGGCCAGTCCAATCTTGGTGTCATAATCTGCNTCATCCTACTGATTAAATTCTTGCCCAAGTCGCTAATTGACTCATTCATTTTTTCTATCATCCTCCAAATATCCAACAAGCTTTTTCTCTCATCTTCAACATCCTGCAATGATTTATTTGTTACTATATGTATGTAGTTTATAGAACTGCTAATAATAACTTAAGAAACAATATTG is from Camelina sativa cultivar DH55 chromosome 20, Cs, whole genome shotgun sequence and encodes:
- the LOC104772821 gene encoding uncharacterized protein LOC104772821, yielding MEDVEDERKSLLDIWRMIEKMNESISDLGKNLISRMXQIMTPRLDWPSFDYGWLKDFVDLKGMKETKPTNVPVDSTSNNNEEDEAHSHQPSWMVEMKETSKDEFPVPQVVKKVYSVSNKKKKSETEVSADLPLCEQTYATQDLQKNLVGDVLKKLGRKNVRPAAVKVEKEKGKRPAADGSELEDITDKVVALDTKMASSSEDTWDDPQQQLVSKRLDVTLTRLGEHLKNLDGDTSLAKRVPQLAKSQKYLFVGNSTVKRIISSNVSYDHLKPAEDAKLQKLMDFLKLDEEAPLQTGNADVRFYWQIMTPRLDWPSFDYGWLKDFHMGAAMKMFRNRFIREPSQYPNQRIAFLDQDMLSSLLRDFDQFALSRRNFLFRDMYLEHYNGLAPVDSQTKKKWYVDVDHLYACLFVNKNHWVALDINLPARTIYVYDSIPSLVKDSDLVKEX